The Mesorhizobium loti genome includes a region encoding these proteins:
- a CDS encoding SRPBCC family protein, which yields MPGTVRLHRVVTTSPEKVYRAFVEADALAKWLPPNGFTCTVHHLEAKVGGTFKMSFRNFTTGDSHSFGGEYLELVPAERLLYTDRFDDPNLPGEIRVTVVLKKVSVGTEIDITQAGIPDVIPVEACYLGWQESLRNLAKLVEPEINQ from the coding sequence ATGCCCGGCACCGTACGTTTGCATCGCGTTGTGACGACCAGCCCGGAGAAGGTCTATCGCGCCTTCGTTGAAGCGGATGCGCTGGCCAAGTGGCTTCCACCGAACGGCTTCACCTGCACGGTCCATCACCTGGAGGCAAAGGTCGGCGGCACGTTCAAGATGTCCTTCCGCAACTTCACCACCGGCGACAGCCATTCCTTCGGCGGCGAGTATCTCGAACTCGTTCCGGCCGAGCGGCTGCTCTATACCGACAGGTTCGACGATCCCAATCTGCCCGGCGAGATCCGGGTGACCGTAGTCTTGAAAAAAGTGTCGGTCGGCACCGAAATCGACATCACCCAGGCCGGCATTCCGGACGTCATCCCGGTCGAGGCCTGCTATCTCGGCTGGCAGGAATCGCTCAGAAACCTGGCAAAGCTCGTCGAACCCGAGATCAATCAATAG
- a CDS encoding IclR family transcriptional regulator, with translation MSTVGKAISLLEHFTLKEPEIGLSDIARKSGLDKATARRLLVALAEHRLIEQEPLSRRYRLGAGLSRLARMRDAHLPFVRVAAPFVRELALETGETVHLSEFSAGALLTVHVELSAKANRVSVDVGQILPLHGTASGIAFLAFSRPQTMEACFGKPLTAFTPHTMTSRDKVMGAVRLASTRGYSRSAQGYEEGVHSVAAPILGSDGFPLGTLAVASPVSRIDDAIADSQGQAACEAGRKISAHLTGEQWHASVPLRQR, from the coding sequence ATGAGCACGGTCGGCAAGGCGATTTCGCTGCTGGAGCATTTCACGCTGAAGGAGCCGGAAATCGGCCTCTCCGACATTGCCCGCAAGTCGGGCCTCGACAAGGCCACGGCGCGGCGCCTGCTGGTGGCGCTGGCCGAGCACCGGCTGATCGAGCAGGAACCGCTCAGCCGCCGCTACCGTCTCGGCGCCGGCCTGTCGCGGCTCGCCCGCATGCGCGACGCGCATCTGCCCTTCGTGCGCGTCGCGGCACCCTTCGTGCGGGAACTGGCGCTGGAAACCGGTGAGACCGTGCATCTGTCGGAGTTCAGTGCCGGCGCGCTGCTTACCGTGCATGTCGAGCTTTCGGCCAAAGCCAACCGCGTCAGCGTCGATGTCGGCCAGATCCTGCCGCTGCACGGCACGGCTTCCGGCATCGCCTTCCTCGCCTTCTCGCGCCCGCAGACGATGGAGGCCTGTTTCGGCAAGCCGCTGACCGCCTTCACCCCCCACACCATGACCAGCCGCGACAAGGTGATGGGCGCCGTGCGGTTGGCCTCAACGCGTGGCTATTCGCGCAGCGCCCAGGGCTATGAGGAAGGCGTGCACTCGGTCGCCGCACCCATCCTTGGCTCCGATGGGTTTCCCCTCGGCACGCTGGCCGTGGCTTCGCCGGTATCGCGCATCGACGACGCCATTGCCGACAGCCAGGGACAGGCCGCGTGCGAGGCCGGCCGCAAGATCTCTGCCCACCTCACCGGCGAACAGTGGCATGCGTCTGTCCCGTTGCGGCAGAGATAA
- a CDS encoding amidohydrolase — translation MPERSADLVLTNGRIYTLDRQRPWASSVAVKSGRIVAVGEADAIADLTGPETRIVDLQGAMLMPGIVDVHAHLMMGGQAELFELRFPPTASFETLIARVAEAAAKVPETSWIIGGQWGSDLLPKLNTLEALAALDMASQGRPVMLRDDTYHNRWINSPALRLAGVSADTPDPEKGSIGRDPATGAPTGMMIESAAGIVESTIARSGHYTEEMDRAAMAQSIATLNSYGVTAFLDAAAMQPILAALKGLDDRGELTAWSVSAMPAVEPSFMFGIAGDELIALRDQYRSAHARPDFVKVFLDGVPGARTAAFHEPYTDDPILGCCFRGSTIVTVPDLIRWVGKCEKLGLGVKIHCAGDAAVSQALDAIDVVRSFNGPTKLVHHIAHASYIAPDDIARFAELGVAADLSPFLWYPTSFLEGHKQTMGEARALRFWPNKDLLEAGALLAGGSDWPVMPNPDPWDGIEGLVTRRNPSGEFKGAALWPEQALDVATALEIFTINSARAIGLADTVGSIEIGKSADFIKLDRNVLDIPADDIADTKVLTTWFEGRVVYERS, via the coding sequence ATGCCCGAGAGAAGTGCCGATCTGGTTCTGACCAATGGCCGCATCTACACGCTGGATCGCCAGCGGCCATGGGCCTCGTCGGTGGCTGTCAAAAGCGGGCGCATCGTGGCGGTGGGCGAGGCGGATGCGATTGCGGACCTGACGGGTCCGGAGACGCGCATTGTCGACCTCCAAGGCGCCATGCTGATGCCGGGCATTGTCGACGTGCATGCGCATCTGATGATGGGCGGCCAGGCGGAGCTGTTCGAACTGCGCTTCCCGCCGACCGCCAGCTTCGAGACGCTGATCGCGCGCGTCGCCGAGGCAGCCGCCAAGGTACCGGAAACATCGTGGATCATCGGTGGTCAGTGGGGCAGCGACCTCTTGCCGAAGCTGAACACGCTGGAGGCGCTGGCGGCGCTCGACATGGCCAGCCAGGGCCGGCCTGTGATGCTGCGCGACGACACCTACCACAACCGCTGGATCAACTCGCCGGCGCTGCGTCTGGCCGGCGTTTCCGCCGACACGCCGGATCCGGAAAAGGGGTCGATCGGCCGCGATCCGGCCACCGGGGCGCCAACCGGCATGATGATCGAATCCGCCGCCGGCATCGTCGAGAGCACCATCGCCAGATCCGGCCACTATACCGAGGAGATGGACCGGGCGGCGATGGCGCAGTCGATCGCCACACTCAACTCCTATGGTGTCACCGCCTTCCTCGACGCTGCCGCCATGCAGCCGATCCTGGCCGCACTGAAGGGTCTCGACGATCGCGGCGAGCTGACCGCGTGGTCGGTATCGGCGATGCCGGCGGTCGAGCCGTCCTTCATGTTCGGCATCGCCGGCGACGAGCTGATCGCGCTGCGCGACCAGTATCGCAGCGCCCATGCGAGACCGGATTTCGTCAAGGTGTTCCTCGACGGTGTGCCGGGCGCGCGCACCGCCGCCTTCCACGAGCCGTATACGGACGATCCGATCCTCGGCTGCTGCTTTCGCGGCTCGACCATCGTCACCGTGCCGGACCTGATCCGCTGGGTCGGCAAATGCGAAAAGCTTGGGCTCGGCGTCAAAATCCACTGCGCCGGTGACGCCGCCGTCAGCCAGGCGCTCGACGCCATCGACGTCGTGCGCTCGTTCAACGGCCCGACCAAGCTGGTCCACCACATCGCGCATGCCAGCTACATCGCGCCCGATGACATTGCCCGCTTCGCCGAGCTTGGCGTCGCCGCCGATCTGTCGCCGTTCCTGTGGTATCCGACCAGCTTCCTCGAAGGCCACAAGCAGACGATGGGCGAGGCGCGCGCGCTGCGTTTCTGGCCCAACAAGGATCTGCTCGAGGCCGGCGCGCTGCTGGCCGGTGGTTCGGACTGGCCGGTCATGCCCAACCCCGATCCCTGGGACGGCATCGAGGGACTGGTGACGCGCCGCAACCCGAGCGGTGAATTCAAGGGCGCAGCCCTTTGGCCGGAGCAGGCGCTGGATGTCGCGACTGCGCTCGAAATCTTCACCATCAACTCGGCCCGCGCCATCGGCCTTGCCGACACGGTCGGCTCGATCGAGATCGGCAAGTCGGCCGACTTCATAAAACTCGACCGCAACGTGCTCGACATACCGGCCGACGACATCGCCGACACCAAGGTGCTGACCACCTGGTTCGAGGGGAGGGTGGTCTATGAGCGGAGCTGA
- a CDS encoding GTP-binding protein → MSGADPLLAIPVTILTGFLGSGKTTVLNRLLRRPSLAGAAVIINEFGAIGLDHLLIEASEEQFTLLDNGCVCCTVRGDLVATLKELDRRSRAGEVPDLTHVVIETTGLADPAPILHTLMAEPELAGRYFVAGVVTTVDAVNGGSTLDRHAEAAKQVAVADRLLVTKTDLVSAEHLSELQRRLAVLAPTAGQSLAHNGEADFDIMDIKHLGDPQGMAAWLDRPAAEQACGADCAHDHAHDHAHGHAHHGIQSYSFVIDEPVEWTAFARWLDYVSALKGEDLLRLKGLVHVTDQPEQPLVLHGVQHVFHPPVRLDAWPSADRRTRLVFIVRDIERETIARTLTKFASIDAASIRAPTRAAA, encoded by the coding sequence ATGAGCGGAGCTGATCCTCTCCTCGCCATTCCGGTGACGATCCTCACCGGCTTTCTCGGCTCGGGCAAGACCACGGTGCTCAACCGCCTCCTGCGCCGGCCGTCGCTTGCCGGGGCCGCCGTCATCATCAACGAGTTCGGCGCCATCGGCCTCGACCATCTGCTGATCGAGGCGAGCGAAGAGCAATTCACGCTGCTCGACAATGGCTGCGTCTGCTGCACGGTGCGCGGCGATCTGGTGGCGACGCTGAAGGAGCTCGACCGGCGCAGCCGCGCCGGCGAAGTGCCTGACCTGACCCATGTCGTCATCGAGACGACGGGGTTGGCCGATCCCGCACCGATCCTGCACACGCTGATGGCCGAGCCGGAACTTGCCGGCCGCTATTTTGTCGCCGGCGTCGTCACCACGGTCGATGCGGTCAATGGCGGGTCGACGCTCGACCGGCATGCGGAAGCGGCCAAGCAGGTCGCGGTCGCAGACCGGCTTCTGGTCACCAAGACCGATCTGGTTTCAGCGGAGCACTTAAGCGAATTGCAGCGCCGGCTGGCCGTCCTCGCGCCGACAGCGGGGCAAAGCCTGGCGCATAATGGCGAGGCCGATTTCGACATCATGGATATCAAGCATCTTGGCGATCCCCAAGGGATGGCCGCCTGGCTGGATAGGCCGGCCGCGGAGCAGGCGTGCGGCGCGGACTGTGCCCACGATCACGCACATGACCATGCCCATGGTCACGCCCATCACGGCATCCAGTCATACAGCTTCGTCATCGACGAACCGGTCGAGTGGACGGCCTTCGCGCGCTGGCTCGATTATGTCTCAGCGCTGAAGGGCGAGGACCTGCTGCGCCTCAAGGGGCTTGTGCATGTCACCGACCAGCCGGAGCAGCCGCTCGTCCTGCATGGCGTGCAGCATGTCTTCCACCCGCCGGTGCGGCTCGATGCCTGGCCGTCGGCCGACCGGCGCACGCGGCTGGTGTTCATCGTGCGCGATATCGAGCGCGAGACGATCGCGCGCACGTTGACGAAATTCGCTTCCATCGACGCCGCCAGCATCAGGGCGCCAACGCGCGCCGCCGCATGA
- a CDS encoding ABC transporter substrate-binding protein, whose translation MQWKSSLLAAVFAGLSLGAMAGTASAAGPTCKDGTIKVGAVSTITGPADFSEVPKATQAAFDAVNAAGGINGCKIDYTIADDKADPAVAAQAARDLIDNKEAVALVGSGSLLDCAVNSATYSRKKILSVQGLGVDAACFSSPNVAPVNVGPYTLSTAMAWYATNQLKSEKLCAFFIIIGGTREAYKKAIENWEKISGKKIHLIDLTLPFQGDLTPYVIKARDAGCDAVLTNQVEPQVVQLIKTVDAQKITGINWLFLAPGYTEQVASALADTRQPIYVGTEWEPFTEKSSAANAQWAADMQKAGRPLTAFSQGGYLAAQLFLKVVASIDGEVTRESVTKALHEMQPIANPLSGSAYVFGTAKVHSPMQATKVMKLEKGAWTVETPDWVVLPQAK comes from the coding sequence ATGCAATGGAAATCCAGCCTGCTCGCGGCAGTTTTTGCCGGATTGAGCCTTGGTGCGATGGCCGGGACGGCGTCCGCCGCCGGCCCGACCTGCAAGGACGGAACGATCAAGGTCGGCGCGGTGTCGACCATCACCGGTCCCGCCGATTTCAGTGAAGTGCCCAAGGCGACCCAGGCGGCCTTCGATGCCGTCAATGCCGCCGGCGGCATCAATGGCTGCAAGATCGACTACACGATCGCCGACGACAAGGCCGACCCGGCGGTTGCCGCGCAGGCCGCGCGCGATCTGATCGACAACAAGGAGGCAGTGGCGCTGGTCGGCTCGGGCAGCCTGCTCGACTGCGCCGTCAATTCCGCCACCTACAGCCGCAAGAAGATCCTGTCGGTGCAGGGCCTCGGTGTCGATGCCGCCTGCTTCTCCTCGCCCAATGTGGCGCCGGTCAATGTCGGCCCCTACACGCTGTCGACGGCGATGGCCTGGTACGCCACCAACCAACTGAAGAGCGAGAAGCTGTGCGCCTTCTTCATTATCATCGGCGGCACCCGGGAAGCCTACAAGAAGGCGATCGAGAACTGGGAAAAGATTTCCGGCAAGAAGATCCATCTCATCGACCTGACACTGCCCTTCCAGGGCGACCTGACGCCCTATGTCATCAAGGCGCGCGATGCCGGCTGCGACGCGGTGCTGACCAACCAGGTCGAGCCGCAAGTGGTGCAGCTGATCAAGACCGTCGACGCGCAGAAGATCACCGGCATCAACTGGCTGTTCCTGGCGCCGGGCTATACCGAGCAGGTCGCCTCGGCGCTCGCCGACACCAGGCAGCCGATCTATGTCGGCACCGAATGGGAACCCTTCACCGAGAAGAGCTCGGCCGCCAACGCGCAATGGGCCGCCGACATGCAGAAGGCCGGCCGGCCGCTGACCGCCTTCTCGCAAGGCGGCTATCTCGCCGCCCAGTTGTTCCTCAAGGTGGTGGCGTCGATTGACGGCGAGGTGACGCGCGAGAGCGTGACCAAGGCGTTGCACGAGATGCAGCCGATCGCCAATCCGCTGTCCGGCAGCGCTTACGTTTTCGGCACCGCCAAGGTCCACTCGCCGATGCAGGCGACCAAGGTGATGAAGCTGGAAAAGGGCGCCTGGACGGTCGAGACGCCGGACTGGGTCGTGCTGCCGCAGGCCAAGTGA
- a CDS encoding branched-chain amino acid ABC transporter permease has product MNALLTSAVAGLTAGGTYALLGVCAVFTYRLVAVVNFTGAAIGTAGTFVLIALYEAGFPIWPSVVAGIAAGTVVGVLIGYIMTRWFGEASASTKAAVTVALLVGIIAIGLRLTGGQHPHNMPELFPGSAFRMAGVEVTIASVLTIGLAALFTILADLFLNNTKVGLNLRALADRPMAAELLGIRVQLLSLLVWGMTGAFTTFALMIIAPQRSPNFMTLSLLAVPALAAALVGLFRSFWRTLAGGIVLGLVEGMASSVDSISQYRSAIPFLVVLAVLLWSQREARWDEAR; this is encoded by the coding sequence ATGAACGCATTGCTCACATCCGCCGTGGCGGGGCTGACAGCCGGAGGCACCTATGCCCTGCTCGGCGTCTGCGCCGTCTTCACCTACCGGCTGGTCGCCGTGGTCAATTTCACCGGCGCCGCGATCGGCACGGCCGGAACCTTCGTGCTTATCGCGCTCTACGAAGCCGGTTTCCCGATCTGGCCGTCGGTGGTCGCCGGTATAGCGGCCGGCACGGTGGTCGGCGTTCTGATCGGTTACATCATGACCAGATGGTTTGGCGAGGCCAGCGCTTCGACCAAGGCGGCGGTCACCGTGGCGCTGCTGGTCGGCATCATCGCCATCGGGCTGCGGCTCACCGGCGGCCAGCATCCGCACAACATGCCCGAGCTGTTTCCCGGCTCCGCCTTCCGTATGGCCGGCGTCGAGGTGACGATCGCTTCGGTGCTGACGATCGGGCTGGCGGCGCTGTTCACCATCCTCGCCGACCTGTTCCTCAACAACACCAAGGTCGGGCTCAATCTGCGCGCCCTGGCCGACCGGCCGATGGCGGCCGAACTGCTCGGCATCAGGGTGCAGCTTTTGTCGCTGCTGGTCTGGGGCATGACCGGCGCTTTCACCACCTTCGCGCTGATGATCATCGCGCCGCAGCGCTCGCCGAATTTCATGACGCTCAGCCTGCTGGCCGTACCGGCGCTGGCCGCGGCCCTTGTCGGCCTGTTCCGCAGTTTTTGGCGGACGCTGGCCGGCGGCATCGTGCTTGGCCTCGTCGAAGGCATGGCAAGTTCGGTCGACAGCATCAGCCAGTACCGCAGCGCCATCCCGTTCCTGGTCGTGCTTGCCGTTCTCTTGTGGTCGCAACGGGAGGCCCGCTGGGATGAAGCGCGCTAG
- a CDS encoding branched-chain amino acid ABC transporter ATP-binding protein/permease — translation MKRASIRASMVVVVAAILLGGIIAGLLPSYWVFLATSVLITGVALQSLGLVAGRTGMIALCQMSFAGVGAWTVGYLNLTEAPGGLAVWIFIGGMAAVPLGVAIGLPALRLRGINLAIVTLSFATAFDTILATMTYPGQTDFLQVPRPELFDSDEGYFVFVLLFYVVIAVALEFLSRSRLGASWLAVRHSERAAAAHGVSIATAKLSAFAISAFVAGISGGLLAGYLGTLVSENFSMMQSLSLYAVAVMTGAHFAEGAIIGGLLVVMFPEILRRLDLPQDIGNVLFAIGATQALSTGETMSETFRRQLRKLLPARVKVAASVPASDLPAAVVRPAGPALSIDKLTVRYGSVVALDGVSLTVAAGTVAGLIGPNGAGKSTFIDAVAGFLSRYEGSITLGGKPLEGMPAHLRAREGVRRTWQTNRIAPELTVGGYLALAAKGLSASETKAILGWLDCPDPETLVVSVDAGTRRLLDVAGVVAARPAVVLLDEPAAGQSHEETVRLGQRIAEIPKLFGSAVLLVEHDMDLVRAVCSDVTVLDFGRVIASGPPAKVLDQGSVKKAYLGIEEESVAA, via the coding sequence ATGAAGCGCGCTAGCATTCGGGCATCCATGGTGGTCGTCGTCGCGGCGATCCTCCTCGGCGGCATCATCGCCGGGCTGCTGCCGTCCTACTGGGTGTTTTTGGCCACCTCGGTGCTGATCACCGGCGTGGCGCTGCAGAGCCTTGGCCTGGTTGCCGGCCGCACCGGCATGATCGCGCTTTGCCAGATGTCGTTTGCCGGCGTCGGCGCCTGGACCGTCGGCTATCTCAACCTTACCGAGGCGCCGGGCGGCCTGGCCGTCTGGATCTTCATCGGCGGGATGGCGGCGGTGCCGCTCGGGGTTGCCATCGGCCTGCCGGCGCTCAGGCTGCGCGGCATCAACCTTGCCATCGTCACGCTGTCCTTCGCCACCGCTTTCGACACCATCCTGGCGACCATGACCTATCCCGGCCAGACCGACTTCCTGCAGGTGCCGCGGCCGGAGCTGTTCGACAGCGACGAGGGCTATTTCGTCTTCGTTCTGCTGTTTTACGTGGTCATCGCGGTCGCGCTGGAATTCCTCAGCCGCTCTCGGCTCGGCGCCTCCTGGCTGGCGGTGCGGCACTCCGAACGCGCCGCGGCCGCGCATGGCGTCAGCATCGCCACCGCCAAGCTGTCGGCCTTCGCCATCTCAGCCTTCGTCGCCGGCATTTCGGGTGGGCTGCTGGCCGGCTATCTCGGCACGCTGGTCTCGGAAAACTTCAGCATGATGCAGTCGCTTTCCTTGTATGCCGTGGCGGTGATGACCGGCGCGCATTTCGCCGAAGGCGCCATCATCGGCGGCCTGCTGGTCGTCATGTTCCCGGAAATCCTGCGCCGGCTCGACCTGCCGCAGGACATCGGCAATGTGCTGTTTGCCATCGGCGCCACGCAGGCGCTGTCGACGGGCGAGACGATGAGCGAGACCTTTCGTCGGCAATTGCGCAAACTGTTGCCGGCGCGCGTGAAGGTGGCCGCCTCAGTGCCGGCAAGCGACCTGCCGGCGGCGGTTGTGCGCCCGGCTGGCCCCGCGCTTAGCATCGACAAGCTCACGGTGCGCTATGGCAGCGTCGTGGCGCTCGACGGCGTCAGCCTGACGGTGGCCGCCGGCACCGTCGCCGGGCTGATCGGCCCCAACGGCGCCGGCAAGTCGACCTTCATCGACGCCGTCGCCGGTTTCCTGTCGAGATACGAGGGCAGCATCACGCTCGGCGGCAAGCCGCTCGAAGGGATGCCGGCGCATCTGCGCGCCCGCGAGGGTGTGCGCCGCACATGGCAGACCAACCGCATTGCGCCGGAACTCACCGTCGGCGGCTATCTGGCGCTGGCCGCCAAGGGCCTGTCGGCGAGCGAGACAAAAGCGATCCTCGGCTGGCTGGATTGTCCCGATCCGGAGACGCTTGTTGTCTCGGTCGACGCCGGCACCAGGCGCTTGCTCGACGTCGCCGGGGTGGTCGCGGCGCGCCCGGCTGTGGTGCTGCTCGACGAGCCGGCCGCCGGTCAGTCGCATGAGGAGACCGTGCGGCTCGGGCAACGCATCGCCGAGATTCCAAAACTGTTCGGCTCGGCGGTGCTGCTGGTCGAACACGACATGGATCTGGTGCGGGCGGTGTGCTCTGATGTCACCGTGCTTGACTTCGGCCGCGTCATCGCATCCGGCCCGCCGGCCAAGGTGCTCGATCAGGGTTCGGTGAAGAAAGCCTATCTCGGCATCGAGGAAGAGAGCGTGGCCGCATGA
- a CDS encoding ABC transporter ATP-binding protein yields the protein MSKLVVSNLSINRSELPVVSAVDISVESGAISVVLGANGAGKTTLLEGLSGIIPVAGGSIAIDGRDIHKARPGVRSREGLAHVEQGRTVFRQLTTEENLKVSLHPAADIAEAYALFPELVQRRTVRASLLSGGEQQMLVIARALLTRPKVLLIDEMSAGLAPVIVTRLMTAVRKLADNGLAVLLVEQFAALALSIGNRAYVMRRGRVVHDGDCMKLLKSPDELHRLYLGG from the coding sequence ATGAGCAAGCTCGTCGTATCCAACCTGTCGATCAACCGCAGCGAATTGCCCGTCGTGTCGGCGGTCGACATATCGGTCGAAAGCGGCGCCATCAGCGTCGTGCTCGGCGCCAATGGTGCTGGCAAGACGACGCTGCTCGAAGGTCTGTCGGGCATCATCCCGGTCGCCGGCGGCTCGATTGCCATCGATGGCCGCGACATCCACAAGGCCCGGCCGGGCGTGCGCTCGCGCGAAGGACTTGCCCATGTCGAGCAGGGACGCACGGTGTTCCGGCAATTGACGACCGAAGAGAACCTCAAGGTCAGTCTGCATCCGGCCGCCGACATCGCCGAAGCCTATGCGCTGTTCCCAGAGCTGGTGCAGCGCCGCACGGTCAGGGCCAGCCTGCTGTCGGGCGGCGAGCAGCAGATGCTGGTCATCGCGCGCGCCTTGCTGACGCGGCCCAAGGTGCTGTTGATCGACGAGATGTCGGCGGGTCTGGCGCCGGTTATCGTCACCCGGCTGATGACGGCTGTCCGCAAGCTTGCGGACAACGGACTTGCGGTGCTGCTGGTCGAGCAGTTCGCCGCCCTCGCGCTGTCGATTGGCAACCGCGCCTATGTCATGCGCCGAGGCCGCGTCGTCCATGATGGCGACTGCATGAAGTTGCTCAAGTCGCCGGACGAATTGCACCGGCTCTATCTCGGCGGATAG
- a CDS encoding DUF2270 domain-containing protein, which translates to MNDTPATPIGRPLSSGELVTVMSHFHRAEIARMAGWRDRLDRTSNWAITVVAAMLSVSLSTASAHHGVLLFAMLLVLLLLWIEARRYRFFDVYRARVRQFERHYFAQIFSPQPDFASDWLLIVGESLRAPKFLVSQRVALARRLRRNYLHMMLILLLAWILKLSTPSLIDQAVPPGFVGTLREAVSAAALGPIPGAAIVAVVALLYAGLLAAAFLTPGDDGELSFGDVHV; encoded by the coding sequence ATGAACGATACGCCGGCAACGCCCATCGGCAGGCCGCTTTCGTCGGGCGAACTGGTCACCGTGATGTCGCATTTCCACCGCGCCGAGATTGCTCGCATGGCCGGTTGGCGCGACCGCCTCGACCGTACGAGCAATTGGGCAATCACCGTTGTCGCCGCCATGCTGTCGGTGTCGCTGTCGACGGCCAGTGCCCATCACGGCGTGCTGCTTTTCGCCATGCTGCTGGTGCTCCTTTTGTTGTGGATCGAGGCGCGCCGCTACCGCTTCTTCGATGTCTATCGCGCCCGTGTGCGCCAGTTCGAGCGCCACTATTTCGCTCAGATCTTCTCGCCGCAGCCGGACTTCGCTTCTGACTGGCTGCTGATTGTCGGCGAAAGCCTGCGCGCGCCGAAATTCCTGGTCTCGCAAAGGGTGGCATTGGCGCGGCGTTTGCGCCGCAACTACCTGCACATGATGCTGATCCTGCTCCTCGCCTGGATCCTCAAACTGTCGACGCCGAGCCTGATCGATCAAGCTGTGCCGCCCGGCTTTGTCGGCACATTGCGCGAGGCCGTCAGCGCCGCCGCCCTCGGTCCCATTCCGGGTGCAGCCATTGTCGCCGTGGTTGCGCTCCTCTACGCCGGCCTCCTGGCGGCTGCCTTCCTGACGCCTGGCGACGACGGCGAACTCTCCTTCGGCGACGTCCATGTTTAG
- a CDS encoding MFS transporter, whose protein sequence is MAGPAATITGPQTLLFATAVGIIVTNLFAPQTLVGLIGPSLGAGAASVGFVAMATLLGYAAGLFFLVPLADLAENRTLILRMLAAAALAAGVATMAPTAVSLLIVLFVLGAACSAIQILVPIAASMAPPGEAGRVIGDVMSGLMVGILLARPLASLIADAWGWRAFYGLSAAALVVLACVLAFALPRRRPAVRSSYGALIASLFDLLRDEPVLRRRALTAALVMAAFSLFWTAVALRLAQPPFDLGQRGIALFALVGAGGAVVTPLFGRAGDRGWTRPATIACHLVLIGAVALAAWAGSAESGTGWSLVLMGASAVLLDIGVTGDQTLGRRAVNLLQPNARGRLNGLFVGIFFIGGAVGSMLAGIAWAWGGWPEVCAIAAAFGFAALLVDWIAGPE, encoded by the coding sequence ATGGCCGGGCCGGCTGCGACCATCACCGGCCCACAGACGCTGCTGTTTGCCACCGCCGTCGGCATCATCGTCACCAACCTGTTCGCCCCGCAGACGCTGGTCGGCCTGATCGGGCCATCGCTCGGCGCCGGTGCCGCGAGCGTCGGCTTCGTCGCCATGGCCACCCTGCTCGGCTATGCCGCCGGCCTGTTCTTCCTGGTGCCGCTCGCCGACCTTGCCGAAAACCGCACCCTGATCCTGCGCATGCTGGCCGCGGCGGCATTGGCGGCTGGCGTCGCCACGATGGCGCCCACCGCCGTCTCGCTGCTGATCGTCCTGTTCGTCCTCGGCGCCGCCTGCTCGGCCATCCAGATCCTGGTGCCGATCGCCGCCTCGATGGCGCCGCCCGGCGAGGCCGGTCGCGTGATCGGTGATGTCATGAGCGGGCTGATGGTCGGCATCCTTTTGGCGCGGCCGCTGGCCAGCCTGATCGCCGATGCCTGGGGCTGGCGAGCCTTTTACGGACTCAGCGCCGCGGCCCTGGTCGTACTGGCTTGCGTGCTTGCCTTCGCCTTGCCCCGTCGGCGCCCGGCAGTGCGATCGTCCTATGGCGCGCTGATCGCTTCGCTGTTCGACCTGCTGCGCGACGAGCCGGTGCTGCGGCGCCGCGCGCTGACGGCGGCGCTGGTGATGGCAGCCTTCAGCCTGTTCTGGACGGCGGTGGCGCTACGCCTCGCCCAGCCGCCTTTCGACCTCGGCCAGCGCGGCATCGCGCTGTTCGCACTGGTCGGTGCCGGGGGTGCTGTGGTCACGCCCCTGTTCGGCCGCGCCGGCGACCGCGGCTGGACGCGCCCGGCGACCATCGCCTGCCATCTCGTGCTGATCGGCGCGGTGGCACTTGCGGCCTGGGCCGGCTCGGCTGAATCCGGAACCGGATGGTCGCTGGTGCTGATGGGCGCCAGCGCCGTGCTGCTCGACATCGGCGTCACCGGCGACCAGACGCTCGGCCGCCGCGCCGTCAACCTGCTGCAGCCGAACGCGCGCGGCCGTCTCAACGGCCTGTTCGTCGGCATCTTCTTCATCGGCGGCGCCGTCGGCTCGATGCTCGCCGGCATCGCCTGGGCCTGGGGTGGCTGGCCCGAGGTCTGCGCCATCGCCGCCGCCTTCGGCTTTGCCGCCCTGCTGGTCGACTGGATCGCCGGGCCGGAGTGA